The Cloacibacillus sp. genome window below encodes:
- a CDS encoding 5-oxoprolinase subunit PxpA, whose product MYKVDLNSDIGESFGAYKMGDDAAIMNAVTSANVACGFHAGDPLVMKKTLKTCAEKGVAAGAHPGYPDLVGFGRRNMKCTPDEEYADCLYQIGALKAFCEANGLRLQHVKPHGAMYNQAAKDPVLAKAIAQAVKDAGEDIILMGLANSEFERAAKELGIPFAAEAFADRGYMPDGSLVPRSQPGALIHDVEATAKRVVRMVTEGTVEAVDGTVINFRPQSICMHGDTPEAVEMAKAVRAALEAAGVKVTNLKEVVLG is encoded by the coding sequence ATGTACAAAGTAGACCTTAACAGCGATATCGGAGAGAGCTTCGGCGCCTACAAAATGGGGGACGACGCCGCGATCATGAACGCCGTGACCTCGGCGAACGTCGCCTGCGGCTTCCACGCGGGCGACCCGCTCGTGATGAAAAAGACGCTCAAGACCTGCGCCGAAAAGGGCGTCGCGGCGGGCGCGCATCCCGGTTACCCCGACCTTGTGGGCTTCGGGCGGCGAAACATGAAGTGCACCCCCGATGAGGAATACGCGGACTGCCTCTATCAGATAGGCGCGCTGAAAGCCTTCTGCGAAGCCAACGGCCTCAGGCTCCAGCATGTGAAGCCGCACGGCGCGATGTACAACCAGGCCGCCAAAGACCCAGTGCTCGCGAAGGCGATCGCCCAGGCCGTCAAAGACGCCGGCGAAGATATAATCCTTATGGGGCTCGCGAACTCGGAATTTGAGCGGGCCGCGAAAGAGCTTGGAATTCCCTTCGCCGCCGAGGCCTTCGCCGACCGCGGCTACATGCCGGACGGTTCGCTCGTGCCGCGTTCACAGCCGGGGGCGCTGATCCACGATGTGGAGGCCACCGCGAAGCGCGTTGTGCGCATGGTCACCGAAGGGACCGTCGAAGCGGTGGACGGCACGGTGATAAACTTCCGTCCGCAGTCGATATGTATGCACGGCGACACCCCCGAGGCCGTTGAAATGGCGAAGGCCGTCCGCGCCGCTCTTGAGGCCGCGGGCGTTAAAGTTACGAATCTGAAGGAGGTCGTGCTCGGATGA
- a CDS encoding putative hydro-lyase, whose translation MTLPFDVAPFYSTDPKEMRRLIRENEWTYPTSGLCHCHVQANMIVLPKEWAYDFLVFAQRNPKPCPILDITEPGQWEAKLIAPGSDVRTDIPKYRVWKNGELVDEPSDVVKYWKDDLVAFLLGCSFSFEGALLEANIPIRHIDMNCNVPMYVTNIQNQPAGRLSGPMVVSMRPVKYAQVPKAVLSTGRFPAVHGAPVHIGDPAAIGIKDVNKPDFGDAVEIRDGETPVFWACGVTPQAVLMKSKPPFAITHAPGYMFIGDPKDVDYAVF comes from the coding sequence ATGACGCTGCCGTTTGACGTCGCACCATTTTACTCAACAGACCCGAAAGAGATGCGCCGGCTGATACGTGAGAATGAGTGGACGTACCCCACCTCCGGTCTCTGCCACTGCCATGTGCAGGCGAACATGATTGTCCTGCCGAAGGAATGGGCCTATGATTTTCTGGTATTTGCCCAGCGCAACCCTAAGCCCTGCCCGATTCTGGATATCACGGAGCCGGGGCAGTGGGAGGCTAAACTGATCGCCCCCGGCTCGGACGTGCGCACGGACATTCCGAAATACCGCGTCTGGAAGAACGGCGAGCTTGTCGACGAACCATCAGATGTCGTTAAATACTGGAAAGACGACCTTGTCGCCTTCCTGCTCGGCTGCTCCTTCAGCTTTGAGGGCGCGCTGCTGGAGGCGAACATCCCCATCCGCCATATCGACATGAACTGCAACGTGCCGATGTACGTCACGAACATTCAGAATCAACCGGCGGGCCGCCTCTCCGGGCCGATGGTCGTCAGCATGCGTCCGGTCAAGTACGCGCAGGTGCCGAAGGCGGTGCTCTCGACGGGTAGATTCCCCGCGGTGCACGGTGCGCCGGTGCATATCGGCGACCCCGCGGCGATCGGCATCAAAGACGTCAACAAGCCAGACTTCGGCGATGCGGTAGAGATCCGCGACGGTGAGACGCCGGTCTTCTGGGCCTGCGGAGTGACGCCGCAGGCGGTGCTCATGAAGAGCAAACCGCCCTTCGCGATCACGCACGCCCCCGGCTACATGTTCATCGGTGACCCGAAAGACGTGGATTACGCGGTGTTTTAA
- a CDS encoding FAD-dependent oxidoreductase, with protein MALSVHTVDAVVVGGGIMGCAAAYYLRLAGISKVAVVERDSLCSGSTGRCAGGFRQQFPTINECRLAKDSIKMIETLEDELEYDMEVRQGGYLVLSYTKEHAKDAKEKITMQNSIGIPVRWMEVPEIESFAPWLNSEEGFVGAAFCPTDGTLNPFKMAYAYAKKFQNLGGKVYQHTEVREIRRLPGGGFRTVTTNGEFCSPLLFNCAGAYSAKIGEMLGHAIPIVPLAREKIITEPVKYFQPFLCNSPLHTLHFNQTAHGSFLMSCANMSLKQRGDLRNTWRFTQETADAVARLLPVLKKIRIVRQWAGYYETTPDGRPFIGGIKGIDGFYQSAGYNGHGLMLAPAATKAIVDEALGGTVPEWYGAFAMSRVEK; from the coding sequence ATGGCTCTATCTGTACATACAGTTGATGCAGTGGTTGTTGGCGGAGGGATAATGGGCTGTGCCGCCGCCTATTATCTGCGTCTGGCAGGGATTTCGAAGGTTGCGGTCGTTGAAAGGGATTCACTGTGCAGCGGTTCCACCGGCAGGTGCGCGGGCGGGTTCCGTCAACAGTTCCCGACCATAAACGAATGCCGTCTTGCTAAGGATAGCATTAAAATGATTGAGACGTTGGAAGATGAACTGGAATACGATATGGAAGTTAGGCAGGGCGGCTATCTTGTCCTCTCGTATACTAAAGAGCACGCGAAAGACGCAAAAGAGAAAATTACGATGCAAAACAGCATCGGCATACCGGTAAGGTGGATGGAAGTACCGGAGATAGAAAGTTTTGCTCCATGGCTTAACAGTGAAGAGGGGTTTGTCGGTGCGGCTTTCTGCCCGACAGACGGCACGCTGAACCCCTTTAAGATGGCCTATGCATATGCGAAGAAATTCCAGAATCTTGGAGGCAAGGTTTACCAGCATACCGAGGTTAGGGAGATCAGGCGGCTTCCAGGAGGCGGTTTCAGAACTGTTACGACGAACGGAGAGTTTTGCAGTCCTTTGCTTTTCAACTGCGCCGGCGCCTATTCTGCTAAGATAGGGGAGATGCTAGGACACGCCATTCCCATCGTTCCCCTTGCGCGCGAGAAGATAATCACCGAACCGGTCAAATACTTTCAGCCATTTCTCTGTAACTCGCCGCTTCACACACTTCATTTCAACCAGACTGCACACGGTTCCTTTCTTATGAGCTGCGCGAACATGAGCCTCAAACAGAGAGGGGATCTGCGCAACACGTGGCGTTTTACGCAGGAAACGGCAGACGCCGTGGCTCGGCTGCTTCCCGTCCTGAAAAAAATCCGCATCGTGCGCCAATGGGCCGGATATTACGAGACGACTCCTGACGGCAGGCCTTTCATTGGCGGCATAAAGGGGATAGATGGATTTTATCAGTCAGCCGGCTACAACGGACATGGCCTTATGCTGGCGCCCGCCGCGACAAAGGCGATTGTGGACGAGGCCCTCGGCGGGACAGTTCCGGAATGGTACGGGGCTTTTGCGATGTCACGTGTAGAAAAATGA
- a CDS encoding enolase C-terminal domain-like protein, translated as MTKITKIEIFSLVAKFKKPFSFSGITRTSSKNIIIKINTDEGVYGIGEACPVPGMSGETSASICSVIREFIAPLLSGADPLQISVLMSKIDKAVGGNVVAKAGINIALYDLAGKLLGVPVYTLLGGKFRDYVDINGSVGLGTADEMTATAEEQMEEAGVRYIKLYCGRDDVDKDVKKLKEIIRRIGGRARVFLDVNQQWTPKAAIQAIRALEEENLLYVEQPTPKWDYAGMRQVCEAVETPIAADEAVFYTTDITNLALHRAADIITIYALKPGGVKKGYESIMLSAALGMECFIGSYLELGVGTAAGIHLSAAIPSLKYPCYMFGPLKYEFDVLKEDLEIKDGRVKVPDGPGLGIDIDEDRLRLMMVE; from the coding sequence ATGACAAAAATCACAAAGATAGAAATATTCTCACTGGTTGCAAAATTCAAAAAACCCTTCAGCTTTTCGGGTATAACGCGGACAAGTTCCAAAAATATCATCATCAAAATCAATACTGACGAAGGTGTATACGGCATTGGCGAAGCCTGCCCCGTGCCTGGCATGTCAGGAGAAACGAGTGCCTCGATATGCTCTGTCATCCGTGAATTTATCGCACCGCTGCTTTCCGGTGCCGATCCGCTTCAAATATCCGTTCTTATGTCGAAGATAGACAAGGCCGTGGGCGGCAACGTTGTCGCCAAAGCTGGAATTAACATCGCGCTTTATGACCTGGCCGGAAAATTGCTCGGCGTTCCCGTCTATACACTGCTGGGTGGTAAATTCCGAGACTATGTGGATATTAATGGTTCGGTGGGGCTTGGCACAGCCGACGAGATGACGGCTACGGCTGAAGAACAGATGGAAGAGGCAGGAGTGCGCTACATAAAACTTTACTGTGGCCGCGATGATGTTGACAAAGATGTCAAAAAATTAAAAGAGATCATCAGGCGCATAGGCGGCAGGGCGAGGGTGTTCCTTGACGTCAACCAGCAATGGACGCCGAAGGCGGCCATTCAAGCGATACGAGCCCTGGAAGAGGAAAACCTCCTTTATGTCGAGCAGCCGACGCCAAAATGGGATTACGCGGGAATGCGCCAGGTTTGCGAAGCGGTTGAGACACCGATCGCAGCTGACGAAGCGGTATTCTATACCACGGATATTACGAACCTCGCGCTTCATCGGGCGGCAGACATCATCACTATATACGCGCTGAAACCCGGCGGCGTCAAAAAAGGTTACGAGTCGATCATGCTTTCGGCGGCGTTGGGAATGGAATGCTTTATCGGCAGTTACCTTGAGCTTGGCGTTGGCACCGCCGCGGGAATACACCTTTCCGCCGCTATACCATCACTGAAATATCCCTGCTATATGTTCGGACCGTTAAAGTATGAATTTGACGTCCTTAAAGAGGATTTGGAGATAAAAGATGGCAGGGTCAAGGTTCCGGACGGTCCGGGGCTGGGAATTGATATCGACGAGGACAGATTACGTTTGATGATGGTGGAATAG
- a CDS encoding (2Fe-2S)-binding protein, with protein MRITEHPILEFKRDEKLTFYYNGQAIDAYKGETVAAALHAAGVRKFGESPELHHPRGLFCAIGNCSSCFMTVDGEANVRVCVTHVKDGMKVEEQRGKGCVWNG; from the coding sequence ATGAGGATAACTGAACATCCGATTCTTGAATTTAAACGTGATGAAAAACTGACCTTTTACTATAACGGCCAAGCGATAGATGCGTACAAAGGAGAGACCGTCGCCGCAGCGCTCCATGCTGCGGGAGTGCGCAAATTCGGTGAGAGTCCGGAGCTGCATCACCCGCGTGGGCTGTTTTGTGCCATAGGAAACTGTTCCTCTTGTTTTATGACCGTTGACGGTGAGGCAAATGTGCGCGTATGTGTCACACATGTTAAAGATGGCATGAAAGTAGAGGAACAGAGGGGAAAGGGGTGCGTTTGGAATGGTTGA
- a CDS encoding FAD-dependent oxidoreductase yields the protein MVDVEILVVGGGPAGLSAAKAAASLGATVVVCERDEMPGGQLVKQTHKFFGSEKQCAGERGIHIGQKLLADVRADKNITLLTDAAAIGMYEDGVVGLLHHGMFVKYRPKRLIIATGASEKFLAFNGNDLPGIYGAGAVQTLMNVAGVKPAERVLMVGSGNIGLIVSYQLKQAGVEVAAVIEAAPKIGGYLVHASKIRRAGIPILTGWTICEAYGDGQVEGARICRLDEKWQPIPGTVRDVKCDVICLAVGLSPLTELCWQAECEMKFVRELSGHVPVTDRNLETTHKGIYASGDVSGIEEASSAMVEGKLAGYAAAESLGYGSDRAAALKEKARSELDELRAGPMGAKIRQGIETMESKGGKVHVNLDRYSC from the coding sequence ATGGTTGACGTCGAAATACTCGTTGTTGGCGGCGGCCCGGCCGGTTTGTCCGCGGCAAAAGCCGCCGCATCTCTGGGAGCGACTGTCGTAGTATGCGAGAGGGACGAGATGCCTGGCGGACAGCTCGTAAAACAGACGCATAAGTTTTTTGGTTCAGAAAAACAGTGCGCAGGCGAACGCGGCATACATATAGGACAAAAACTGCTCGCAGACGTAAGAGCTGACAAAAATATCACGCTGCTGACCGACGCCGCCGCCATTGGAATGTACGAGGACGGTGTGGTGGGATTACTTCATCACGGCATGTTTGTCAAGTACAGGCCTAAGCGATTGATCATCGCCACCGGAGCCTCAGAAAAATTCCTTGCCTTCAACGGCAACGATCTGCCGGGAATATACGGAGCTGGAGCCGTGCAAACTCTCATGAACGTAGCGGGTGTGAAGCCGGCGGAACGGGTGCTTATGGTAGGTTCGGGAAATATCGGTCTTATCGTGTCCTATCAGCTTAAGCAGGCTGGGGTAGAGGTGGCGGCAGTAATCGAGGCCGCGCCGAAAATCGGCGGATACCTTGTTCACGCATCAAAGATACGCAGGGCTGGTATTCCCATCCTGACGGGCTGGACAATATGCGAAGCCTATGGCGATGGGCAGGTGGAGGGGGCACGGATATGCAGGCTAGACGAGAAATGGCAGCCTATTCCTGGTACTGTGAGAGACGTTAAATGCGACGTAATCTGCCTGGCCGTAGGCTTGAGCCCGTTGACGGAGCTCTGCTGGCAGGCCGAGTGTGAAATGAAGTTTGTCAGGGAACTATCCGGCCATGTTCCGGTAACTGACAGGAATCTGGAGACGACCCATAAAGGGATATACGCCTCCGGAGACGTCAGCGGCATAGAGGAGGCCTCCTCAGCGATGGTAGAGGGAAAACTTGCCGGATATGCCGCCGCCGAAAGTCTGGGATACGGTTCAGATCGTGCCGCTGCACTAAAAGAAAAAGCCAGGAGCGAACTTGACGAACTCCGTGCCGGCCCGATGGGGGCTAAGATTAGACAGGGAATTGAAACTATGGAATCAAAGGGAGGAAAAGTCCATGTTAATCTCGACCGGTATTCCTGTTAA
- a CDS encoding 4Fe-4S dicluster domain-containing protein yields the protein MLISTGIPVKEDLEKARPSAERLVKGPVAMVECFQEIPCNPCVAACARKAISMSGGINSVPEVDFEKCTGCSMCITHCPGLAIFVIDQSYSDAFALVKIPFEYVPVPKAGQFVVGLDRSGEELGWFHVNRITSGGRKNMTNVIALEVPKGLSMEVRDIKVGGYRDVE from the coding sequence ATGTTAATCTCGACCGGTATTCCTGTTAAAGAGGATCTGGAAAAAGCGCGTCCCTCCGCAGAGCGTTTGGTAAAAGGGCCTGTGGCGATGGTTGAATGTTTTCAAGAGATACCGTGTAACCCCTGCGTTGCCGCCTGTGCACGCAAGGCTATCTCGATGTCCGGCGGCATTAACTCCGTGCCGGAGGTGGATTTTGAAAAATGTACCGGCTGCTCTATGTGTATCACACACTGTCCTGGGCTGGCGATTTTTGTCATTGACCAGAGCTACAGCGACGCTTTTGCCCTTGTAAAAATTCCATTCGAATACGTCCCTGTGCCTAAGGCGGGGCAGTTTGTAGTAGGACTTGACCGGTCTGGAGAAGAGCTGGGTTGGTTCCACGTCAACAGAATCACATCCGGAGGTAGAAAGAACATGACCAACGTGATAGCGTTGGAAGTGCCAAAGGGTCTCTCTATGGAAGTGCGCGATATCAAAGTCGGAGGTTACCGAGATGTCGAATAA
- a CDS encoding (2Fe-2S)-binding protein has product MSNNNETIICRCEDITVERIRECIAAGCTTINEIKRETRAGMGPCQGRTCRMLIAQELSCAYNIPLDEVLLPTFRIPAVAVSIEVMAEAKVADDGIVSIP; this is encoded by the coding sequence ATGTCGAATAACAATGAGACGATCATCTGCCGCTGCGAAGATATCACAGTCGAGCGCATCCGTGAGTGTATAGCAGCAGGATGCACAACGATAAATGAGATCAAGCGCGAGACCCGTGCCGGCATGGGCCCCTGCCAGGGACGTACCTGCCGTATGCTGATTGCCCAGGAGCTTAGCTGTGCCTATAACATCCCGCTTGACGAGGTATTGTTGCCGACATTCCGCATACCGGCTGTCGCCGTGAGTATTGAGGTGATGGCGGAAGCAAAGGTTGCGGACGACGGTATAGTTAGTATTCCTTAG
- a CDS encoding TRAP transporter small permease, with protein MSNISFLENFLKGMKRIQDLLGTVLLVAVTLLVFCQVILRYCLHMPLMGIEELLMLPTIWLYMIGSANASLGRSHIECGIATLYIKTPRGMCIFKIIRNFISVIVGGWLLRWAFWLLQYSFRMGKESPLLFIPMEYVESAVFVGFLLMWLYTIIELIENLTHLLNKDFASYMREEEI; from the coding sequence GTGTCTAACATCAGTTTTTTGGAAAATTTTCTTAAGGGTATGAAGCGTATTCAAGATCTCCTTGGAACAGTGCTGTTAGTAGCGGTAACTTTACTTGTTTTTTGTCAAGTTATCCTCCGCTATTGTCTTCACATGCCATTAATGGGGATAGAGGAACTTTTGATGTTGCCTACAATATGGCTGTACATGATCGGGTCGGCAAATGCCTCTCTTGGAAGAAGCCACATAGAGTGTGGTATTGCTACTTTATATATAAAAACCCCTCGTGGTATGTGTATATTTAAAATAATACGCAACTTTATTTCAGTAATAGTAGGAGGATGGCTGCTTCGTTGGGCGTTCTGGCTTCTTCAATATAGTTTCCGAATGGGCAAAGAAAGTCCGTTGTTGTTTATTCCAATGGAATATGTTGAAAGCGCCGTGTTCGTAGGGTTTTTATTAATGTGGTTGTATACGATTATTGAACTTATAGAAAATCTTACTCACTTGCTTAATAAAGATTTTGCTTCTTACATGAGAGAGGAGGAAATATAA
- a CDS encoding TRAP transporter large permease gives MLGVFFAGVGIMLAVLMLSVPLPYCFGGALAFMAVFGDVSMKSMMLWAIPQITSQVLLASPLFILSGSLMGSSGIATQLLNFIEIFTGRAKSALGAVSAITCAVIGAISGSGYTGIAAIGPIMIPRMVSMGYSRGYSTALVTAASILGLLIPPSVNMILYGWVTETSILACFLSTLGPGVFICLLMCIINAYVVRNVNISLPTKEEVKQKRKEFIPRTAAAFPALMMPVIILGGIYGGVFTATEAAAVSAVYAVPVGLFIYKGLKGRTLYKSICDSTTSIGAVMGMIFCGLMLGQVYAFMQIPEKLASLILGVTTNKFFLLMLINIFLLFVGMVMSDTMGILLCAPLLLPIVKSIGIDPIHFAAIMGTNLAMGGITPPYASILYFGMKIGDCTFAEVLKPILMMICFAYIPGILLATYWEPLSMYLPRLLGY, from the coding sequence ATGCTGGGAGTTTTCTTTGCTGGTGTAGGCATAATGTTAGCTGTGCTAATGCTCAGTGTTCCGCTGCCATATTGCTTTGGTGGAGCCCTTGCTTTTATGGCTGTTTTTGGAGATGTCTCAATGAAGAGTATGATGCTTTGGGCTATTCCGCAGATTACCAGCCAAGTATTGCTGGCTAGCCCATTGTTTATCCTCTCCGGTTCGTTAATGGGATCTAGCGGCATAGCAACGCAGTTGCTGAATTTCATAGAAATTTTCACGGGGAGGGCAAAGAGTGCACTTGGAGCTGTCAGCGCGATAACTTGCGCAGTTATTGGAGCCATCTCAGGAAGCGGTTATACTGGCATAGCGGCTATTGGACCAATAATGATTCCTAGAATGGTTTCCATGGGATATTCCCGCGGGTACTCTACCGCACTTGTTACGGCAGCTTCTATTTTAGGGCTATTGATTCCTCCTAGCGTCAATATGATTCTCTATGGATGGGTTACGGAAACTTCAATACTTGCCTGCTTTCTTTCAACATTAGGCCCAGGAGTGTTTATATGCCTGCTAATGTGTATAATAAATGCCTACGTGGTTAGAAACGTCAATATTTCTCTACCGACCAAAGAAGAGGTAAAGCAAAAGAGGAAGGAATTTATACCACGAACGGCAGCAGCTTTTCCAGCTTTGATGATGCCGGTGATTATACTTGGAGGAATTTACGGTGGTGTATTTACAGCAACCGAGGCGGCTGCCGTATCAGCTGTTTATGCTGTGCCAGTGGGGCTCTTTATTTACAAAGGGCTAAAAGGCAGGACTCTTTATAAATCAATTTGCGATTCTACCACGTCCATCGGGGCGGTGATGGGAATGATTTTTTGTGGGCTAATGCTTGGCCAGGTTTATGCTTTTATGCAGATACCTGAAAAATTAGCCTCGCTAATACTTGGCGTGACCACGAATAAATTCTTCCTGCTCATGCTTATAAACATATTCCTACTTTTTGTAGGAATGGTGATGAGCGATACGATGGGGATTCTGCTTTGCGCTCCACTACTTTTGCCGATAGTGAAAAGCATCGGCATTGATCCTATACATTTTGCCGCAATAATGGGCACAAATCTGGCGATGGGAGGGATTACTCCGCCGTATGCGAGTATCCTATATTTTGGTATGAAAATAGGAGATTGCACCTTTGCAGAGGTTTTGAAACCTATTCTAATGATGATTTGTTTTGCTTATATACCAGGGATTCTTTTAGCTACATATTGGGAACCATTGTCGATGTACCTTCCGAGGCTACTCGGGTACTAA
- the dctP gene encoding TRAP transporter substrate-binding protein DctP, whose protein sequence is MKKSIKSVLVMLAVAVMLVSSTTAIFAKDWKLSHTRPTGTPLDNDAKYFVDNVKKVTNGRINIVVFPASQLGDYTVVQERLSIGDVEMMLCCPSSTVDKRLALTTMPYLATSWEELEYLYNKDGGEARKIIAEILDKQDIHLLGIWPALCSGIGFTKEPKSPGDPNVQKNLKIRVMPLKVSELTGEALGYMATPLAFGDIFTALQTGMIDGVIGTGPEGNWSQYRDLIKYYCDQKIFYEVFPFMINKSIWNSLSKEDRNALTKIADSMEEKRWDEVAKEHNMYIKKLRENGTKIVTFTTGELDIMRKKVQEKVWPSIPKEFPPDLQKRIIDSLSKMKKQ, encoded by the coding sequence ATGAAAAAGTCTATCAAATCGGTACTAGTTATGCTTGCTGTAGCTGTAATGCTCGTTTCATCGACCACGGCTATATTTGCGAAAGATTGGAAGCTTTCACATACGAGGCCAACAGGTACACCATTGGACAATGATGCAAAATATTTTGTAGATAACGTGAAGAAAGTAACTAATGGGAGGATTAATATAGTTGTATTCCCAGCTAGCCAACTTGGAGATTATACTGTTGTACAAGAGAGACTTTCCATCGGTGATGTGGAAATGATGCTTTGTTGCCCATCTTCAACGGTAGATAAAAGACTTGCATTGACAACTATGCCATATCTGGCAACAAGCTGGGAGGAGTTGGAGTATCTTTATAATAAAGATGGTGGTGAAGCGCGTAAAATAATTGCGGAAATCCTCGATAAACAGGATATTCATCTTTTAGGGATATGGCCAGCTCTTTGTTCCGGCATAGGATTCACGAAGGAACCTAAAAGCCCTGGTGATCCTAATGTGCAAAAAAATCTTAAAATACGGGTCATGCCACTCAAAGTTTCTGAATTGACTGGTGAGGCGCTTGGTTATATGGCGACGCCGCTTGCTTTTGGGGATATCTTCACCGCTCTTCAAACAGGAATGATTGATGGAGTTATTGGAACTGGTCCAGAAGGAAATTGGTCTCAGTATCGCGATCTCATTAAATACTATTGCGATCAAAAGATATTCTATGAAGTTTTCCCGTTTATGATTAATAAGTCTATTTGGAATAGCTTGTCCAAAGAAGATCGTAATGCGCTTACGAAGATAGCCGATAGTATGGAAGAGAAACGCTGGGATGAAGTAGCTAAAGAACATAATATGTATATTAAAAAGCTTAGAGAAAATGGGACAAAGATAGTTACTTTCACCACAGGAGAGCTGGATATCATGCGGAAAAAAGTACAAGAAAAAGTATGGCCAAGTATTCCTAAGGAATTTCCGCCTGATCTTCAAAAAAGGATCATTGATTCTCTCTCAAAAATGAAAAAACAGTAA